A genomic stretch from Telopea speciosissima isolate NSW1024214 ecotype Mountain lineage chromosome 7, Tspe_v1, whole genome shotgun sequence includes:
- the LOC122670040 gene encoding BTB/POZ domain-containing protein At5g48800-like isoform X1, with protein MDRKDKQHPQQLCLSKSSRLLCNDWIFSDVPSDFTIEVSGRTFALHKFPLVSRSGRIRKLVAEHRDSDISRIELVNLPGGADSFELAAKFCYGINFEITSSIVAQLCCVSDYLEMIEEYAKDNLSCRSEAYLDTVVCKNLEMCVEVLQQCENLLPLADELKIVCRCTDSIASKACAEQIASSFSRLEYSSSGRLHMNKQASKCEGDWWIEDLSVLRIDLYQRVIAAMRCRGVRPESISLSLINYAQKFLTKKPSLWNASTQPKVDLVADSVGHEQRLMVETIVSLLPVEKLAVPVGFLFGLLRTAVMLDCTVACRLDLERRIGSQLEIATLDDLLIPSFRHAGDTLFDVDTVHRILVNFSQHDYSEDDMEDESAYESDGLHSPSQTALLKVAKLMDNYLAEIAADANLMLTKFMAIAESLPAHARTIHDGLYRAIDIFLKAHQGLSDLEKKKLCKLIDFQKLSQEAGAHAAQNDRLPLQSIVQVLYFEQVRLRNSLCCSYPDDDHKPMHQSWRISSGALSATMSPRDNYASLRGENRELKLELARLRMRLNDLEKEHIFMKKNMERSNSTKFMTSFSKKISKLNLFGHSSSRSSSSPSKYSQRTDSRVGRT; from the exons ATGGACCGGAAGGACAAGCAGCATCCGCAGCAGCTCTGCTTGTCCAAATCCTCAAGGCTTCTTTGCAATGACTG GATCTTTTCGGATGTTCCTAGTGATTTTACTATAGAAGTTAGTGGAAGAACATTTGCGTTACATAAG TTTCCTCTGGTGTCTAGAAGTGGACGAATCCGAAAGCTGGTTGCAGAACATAGAGATTCTGATATTTCAAGGATAGAGCTCGTTAACTTACCTGGTGGAGCTGATTCATTTGAGTTGGCTGCAAAGTTTTGCTATGGCATTAACTTTGAGATTACATCCTCAATTGTTGCTCAACTGTGTTGTGTTTCTGATTACCTGGAAATGATTGAGGAATATGCAAAAGACAACCTTAGTTGCCGTTCTGAAGCATATCTAGATACTGTTGTATGCAAGAACCTTGAAATGTGTGTTGAAGTATTGCAACAATGTGAGAATCTGCTCCCTCTCGCTGATGAGCTGAAAATAGTTTGCAGATGTACTGATTCTATAGCTTCCAAGGCATGTGCAGAGCAGATAGCCTCTAGCTTCTCACGCTTAGAGTATAGCAGCTCAGGGAGGCTGCACATGAACAAGCAGGCCAGCAAATGTGAAGGAGACTGGTGGATTGAAGATCTGTCTGTTCTTCGTATTGACTTGTATCAGAGAGTCATAGCAGCAATGAGGTGTCGAGGGGTCCGTCCTGAGAGCATTAGTCTGTCACTTATAAATTATGCCCAAAAGTTTTTGACAAAGAAACCCAGCTTGTGGAATGCATCCACCCAGCCAAAAGTTGATTTGGTTGCCGATTCTGTTGGCCATGAGCAAAGACTCATGGTTGAGACGATTGTCAGCCTGTTGCCTGTAGAAAAACTTGCTGTCCCGGTTGGTTTTCTTTTTGGGCTTTTACGAACGGCAGTAATGCTTGATTGCACAGTGGCTTGCAGGCTTGATCTTGAGAGGAGGATTGGGTCACAACTGGAAATAGCTACGCTTGATGATCTTCTGATTCCATCTTTCCGACATGCTGGTGACACTTTATTTGATGTTGACACAGTTCACAGAATCTTAGTAAACTTCTCTCAACATGATTACAGTGAGGATGATATGGAAGATGAATCTGCTTATGAATCTGATGGCCTTCACTCACCCTCTCAAACTGCGTTGCTCAAAGTTGCAAAACTCATGGACAATTACCTTGCTGAAATTGCTGCTGATGCAAATCTTATGCTCACCAAGTTCATGGCCATTGCAGAGTCTCTACCAGCACATGCGCGCACTATCCATGATGGTCTTTACCGAGCAATTGACATTTTTCTCAAG GCTCATCAGGGTttatcagatttggagaaaaaGAAGCTCTGCAAACTGATTGATTTCCAAAAGCTCTCGCAAGAAGCAGGTGCACATGCGGCACAAAATGACCGTCTCCCACTCCAATCAATTGTCCAAGTGCTTTATTTTGAGCAGGTAAGGCTCCGGAATTCTTTATGCTGCTCTTATCCAGATGACGACCATAAACCAATGCACCAGTCATGGCGGATCAGCAGTGGTGCACTCAGTGCAACAATGTCACCCCGAGACAATTATGCATCACTAAGAGGAGAGAACCGAGAGTTGAAACTGGAACTTGCTCGATTACGGATGAGACTGAATGATCTGGAGAAGGAACACATTTTTATGAAAAAGAACATGGAGAGATCTAACTCTACCAAGTTTATGACCTCTTTCTCAAAGAAGATCAGCAAGCTGAATCTGTTCGGACATAGTTCATCCAGGTCATCAAGTTCTCCCTCAAAGTATTCACAAAGAACAGACTCGAGAGTTGGGAGAACATGA
- the LOC122670040 gene encoding BTB/POZ domain-containing protein At5g48800-like isoform X2: MIEEYAKDNLSCRSEAYLDTVVCKNLEMCVEVLQQCENLLPLADELKIVCRCTDSIASKACAEQIASSFSRLEYSSSGRLHMNKQASKCEGDWWIEDLSVLRIDLYQRVIAAMRCRGVRPESISLSLINYAQKFLTKKPSLWNASTQPKVDLVADSVGHEQRLMVETIVSLLPVEKLAVPVGFLFGLLRTAVMLDCTVACRLDLERRIGSQLEIATLDDLLIPSFRHAGDTLFDVDTVHRILVNFSQHDYSEDDMEDESAYESDGLHSPSQTALLKVAKLMDNYLAEIAADANLMLTKFMAIAESLPAHARTIHDGLYRAIDIFLKAHQGLSDLEKKKLCKLIDFQKLSQEAGAHAAQNDRLPLQSIVQVLYFEQVRLRNSLCCSYPDDDHKPMHQSWRISSGALSATMSPRDNYASLRGENRELKLELARLRMRLNDLEKEHIFMKKNMERSNSTKFMTSFSKKISKLNLFGHSSSRSSSSPSKYSQRTDSRVGRT; encoded by the exons ATGATTGAGGAATATGCAAAAGACAACCTTAGTTGCCGTTCTGAAGCATATCTAGATACTGTTGTATGCAAGAACCTTGAAATGTGTGTTGAAGTATTGCAACAATGTGAGAATCTGCTCCCTCTCGCTGATGAGCTGAAAATAGTTTGCAGATGTACTGATTCTATAGCTTCCAAGGCATGTGCAGAGCAGATAGCCTCTAGCTTCTCACGCTTAGAGTATAGCAGCTCAGGGAGGCTGCACATGAACAAGCAGGCCAGCAAATGTGAAGGAGACTGGTGGATTGAAGATCTGTCTGTTCTTCGTATTGACTTGTATCAGAGAGTCATAGCAGCAATGAGGTGTCGAGGGGTCCGTCCTGAGAGCATTAGTCTGTCACTTATAAATTATGCCCAAAAGTTTTTGACAAAGAAACCCAGCTTGTGGAATGCATCCACCCAGCCAAAAGTTGATTTGGTTGCCGATTCTGTTGGCCATGAGCAAAGACTCATGGTTGAGACGATTGTCAGCCTGTTGCCTGTAGAAAAACTTGCTGTCCCGGTTGGTTTTCTTTTTGGGCTTTTACGAACGGCAGTAATGCTTGATTGCACAGTGGCTTGCAGGCTTGATCTTGAGAGGAGGATTGGGTCACAACTGGAAATAGCTACGCTTGATGATCTTCTGATTCCATCTTTCCGACATGCTGGTGACACTTTATTTGATGTTGACACAGTTCACAGAATCTTAGTAAACTTCTCTCAACATGATTACAGTGAGGATGATATGGAAGATGAATCTGCTTATGAATCTGATGGCCTTCACTCACCCTCTCAAACTGCGTTGCTCAAAGTTGCAAAACTCATGGACAATTACCTTGCTGAAATTGCTGCTGATGCAAATCTTATGCTCACCAAGTTCATGGCCATTGCAGAGTCTCTACCAGCACATGCGCGCACTATCCATGATGGTCTTTACCGAGCAATTGACATTTTTCTCAAG GCTCATCAGGGTttatcagatttggagaaaaaGAAGCTCTGCAAACTGATTGATTTCCAAAAGCTCTCGCAAGAAGCAGGTGCACATGCGGCACAAAATGACCGTCTCCCACTCCAATCAATTGTCCAAGTGCTTTATTTTGAGCAGGTAAGGCTCCGGAATTCTTTATGCTGCTCTTATCCAGATGACGACCATAAACCAATGCACCAGTCATGGCGGATCAGCAGTGGTGCACTCAGTGCAACAATGTCACCCCGAGACAATTATGCATCACTAAGAGGAGAGAACCGAGAGTTGAAACTGGAACTTGCTCGATTACGGATGAGACTGAATGATCTGGAGAAGGAACACATTTTTATGAAAAAGAACATGGAGAGATCTAACTCTACCAAGTTTATGACCTCTTTCTCAAAGAAGATCAGCAAGCTGAATCTGTTCGGACATAGTTCATCCAGGTCATCAAGTTCTCCCTCAAAGTATTCACAAAGAACAGACTCGAGAGTTGGGAGAACATGA